In one Candidatus Nealsonbacteria bacterium genomic region, the following are encoded:
- a CDS encoding proline--tRNA ligase (catalyzes the formation of prolyl-tRNA(Pro) from proline and tRNA(Pro)) translates to MLQSQLFTKTKKKIARTAIAISHKYLIKGDFIEQSISGVYRFLPLGFLVLKKIEKIIREEMLELGAQEVYLSTFQNKNLWQETKRWNAMDPPLFKLKDRHNKELALGSTHEEEMVDMVRKRVSSYQDLPFFLFQIQNKFRNEMRATGGLLRTIEFIMKDLYSFHSNKKDLVNFYEKIKKSYFKIFKRCGLKTVCVEASSGTIGGKLSHEFMVISNIGEDKILLCKKCNYGVNIEVMGRNKKCPQCKSPLETKKSIEVGHIFYLGTKYSKDMNAKYKDKDGKEKFILMGCYGIGLPRLMATSVEVNSDKNGIIWPKEIAPFQIHLISLDNTKNVRKKADEIYRDLSVSASQKRSCGRSAVASGIGGQKQNIEILYDDRKDKSAGEKFADCDLIGIPMRIVVSEKTLRKNSVELKRRDESRVKLIEITNLKKNVEKNL, encoded by the coding sequence ATGCTTCAATCCCAACTTTTCACAAAAACTAAAAAGAAAATAGCAAGAACTGCAATAGCTATTAGTCATAAATATTTAATTAAAGGGGATTTTATTGAGCAATCAATTAGCGGAGTTTATAGATTTTTACCCTTAGGATTTTTAGTTTTGAAAAAAATTGAAAAAATTATCCGGGAAGAAATGCTTGAGCTGGGTGCTCAAGAAGTATATTTGTCAACTTTTCAAAATAAGAATCTTTGGCAGGAAACTAAACGCTGGAATGCTATGGATCCACCTCTTTTTAAATTGAAAGACCGCCACAATAAAGAATTAGCTTTGGGTTCTACCCATGAAGAGGAAATGGTGGATATGGTCCGAAAAAGAGTTAGTTCTTACCAAGATTTACCTTTCTTTCTCTTTCAGATTCAGAATAAATTCCGTAATGAAATGCGGGCTACCGGCGGACTCTTAAGAACAATAGAATTTATAATGAAGGATTTATATAGTTTTCATTCTAATAAGAAAGACTTGGTCAATTTTTATGAAAAAATAAAAAAATCTTATTTTAAAATCTTTAAGAGGTGTGGGTTAAAAACAGTTTGCGTTGAAGCAAGTTCTGGTACAATTGGCGGCAAGCTTTCTCATGAATTCATGGTCATATCTAATATTGGCGAGGATAAGATTTTACTTTGCAAAAAATGTAATTACGGAGTAAATATTGAAGTGATGGGTAGAAACAAAAAATGTCCCCAATGTAAAAGTCCATTGGAGACTAAAAAATCAATTGAAGTAGGACATATCTTCTATCTGGGGACAAAGTATAGTAAGGATATGAACGCTAAATATAAAGATAAAGACGGTAAAGAGAAATTTATTTTAATGGGGTGTTATGGAATTGGCCTTCCCAGATTAATGGCAACCTCGGTTGAAGTCAATAGCGATAAAAATGGAATTATTTGGCCAAAGGAAATAGCTCCTTTTCAGATTCATTTAATTTCTCTTGATAATACTAAAAATGTAAGAAAAAAGGCAGATGAAATATACAGGGATTTATCCGTTTCTGCTTCTCAGAAGAGGAGTTGCGGTAGATCCGCCGTAGCCTCCGGCATAGGTGGACAAAAACAAAATATTGAAATATTATATGATGATAGGAAAGATAAATCAGCAGGAGAAAAGTTTGCAGATTGTGATTTGATAGGTATTCCAATGAGGATTGTTGTTTCTGAAAAGACGTTAAGGAAAAACTCTGTTGAGTTAAAAAGAAGAGATGAAAGTAGAGTAAAATTAATAGAAATTACTAATTTAAAAAAGAATGTTGAAAAAAATCTTTAA
- a CDS encoding site-2 protease family protein: MILTFIIGLISLISLITLHELGHFILAKKFRVKVEEFGIGYPPRIIAKKIGETIYSLNLLPFGAFVRMPGEIEKSRDPHSFSRQSVGKRFLIALGGVLSFWVIAAILFSIVFGLGAPVMIEDEEISNFLNPKVNIIDIASDSPADIAGLKVGDIIKGFKIGGLRFDVTKIKEIKEIINQNKGQNIILIIEREKEVFEASLIPRILPPEGEGPMGVALIRTAIQKHPWYLAPFKGIVTTGKITLAVIQVYIQALENLFLGQRTGIEIVGPVGIFQMLTQTQRLGLIYFLNFLSLISIQLAIFNLLPIPAVDGGRILFLAIEAVRKKPVSEKIQQKMIAFSFMALLLLMVWVTIKDIARIF; this comes from the coding sequence ATGATTTTAACATTTATAATAGGTCTTATCAGTCTTATTAGTTTAATAACTCTTCATGAGCTGGGTCATTTTATATTGGCTAAAAAATTTAGAGTAAAAGTTGAAGAGTTTGGGATAGGTTATCCTCCAAGAATAATTGCAAAAAAAATTGGAGAAACTATTTATTCTCTTAATCTTTTGCCCTTCGGTGCTTTTGTCAGGATGCCGGGAGAGATTGAAAAAAGCCGTGATCCTCATAGTTTTTCTCGACAATCGGTTGGAAAAAGATTTTTGATTGCTTTGGGAGGGGTGCTTTCTTTTTGGGTAATAGCAGCAATTCTTTTTAGTATTGTCTTTGGTCTCGGCGCTCCTGTTATGATTGAAGATGAAGAAATTTCTAATTTTTTAAATCCTAAAGTCAATATTATAGATATAGCTTCAGATTCGCCGGCTGATATTGCGGGTTTAAAAGTAGGAGATATAATAAAAGGTTTTAAGATTGGAGGTTTGAGGTTTGATGTAACGAAGATTAAAGAAATAAAAGAGATTATTAACCAGAATAAAGGTCAGAATATTATTTTGATAATTGAGAGAGAAAAAGAGGTTTTCGAAGCTTCTTTAATACCAAGAATTTTGCCGCCCGAAGGTGAGGGACCAATGGGAGTAGCTTTAATTAGGACGGCAATTCAAAAACATCCCTGGTATTTAGCTCCTTTTAAAGGAATTGTGACTACGGGGAAGATTACTTTGGCTGTAATTCAAGTTTATATTCAAGCTCTTGAAAACTTATTTTTAGGCCAGCGGACAGGAATAGAGATAGTAGGACCTGTTGGAATCTTTCAAATGTTAACTCAGACTCAACGATTAGGATTAATTTATTTTTTGAACTTTCTATCTTTAATTTCTATTCAATTAGCCATATTTAATCTTTTACCTATTCCGGCAGTAGACGGAGGTAGAATTTTATTTTTAGCAATTGAGGCCGTAAGAAAAAAACCAGTTTCTGAAAAAATTCAACAAAAAATGATTGCTTTTTCTTTTATGGCTTTGCTCTTGCTAATGGTTTGGGTAACAATAAAAGATATAGCAAGAATTTTCTAA
- the frr gene encoding ribosome recycling factor, with protein sequence MSEERISYKDIIEKIKPELEKVVNFLNRELQKIRAERASPSLVENISVGYFGKIYSLKQLAAISIPQPREILIQPWDKSYIEEIVKSLEKSSIGASPIVDKALIRITLPPLSEEFRNDLIRLVIEKQEQIKKTIRKWRDEAWKEIQEAFRESKLSEDDKYKGKDELEDLIKEFQEKIEEIVQKKKKEIEG encoded by the coding sequence ATGTCAGAAGAAAGAATTTCTTACAAAGACATTATTGAAAAAATAAAACCTGAATTAGAAAAGGTTGTCAATTTTTTAAATAGAGAATTGCAAAAAATTAGAGCCGAGAGAGCTTCTCCTTCTTTAGTTGAGAATATTAGCGTCGGATATTTTGGCAAGATATATTCTTTGAAGCAGTTAGCTGCAATATCAATTCCCCAGCCAAGAGAGATTTTGATTCAACCCTGGGACAAATCCTATATCGAGGAAATTGTAAAGTCTTTGGAAAAAAGCAGTATAGGGGCTTCACCAATAGTTGACAAAGCCCTAATTAGAATCACCCTGCCGCCTTTAAGCGAAGAGTTTAGAAATGATTTGATTCGTTTAGTTATTGAGAAACAAGAACAGATTAAAAAAACAATCAGGAAGTGGAGAGATGAGGCTTGGAAAGAGATACAGGAAGCATTTAGAGAAAGCAAGCTTAGTGAAGATGATAAGTATAAAGGAAAAGATGAACTAGAGGATTTGATAAAGGAGTTTCAAGAGAAAATTGAAGAAATAGTACAAAAAAAGAAAAAAGAAATAGAAGGTTAA
- a CDS encoding rod shape-determining protein, producing MRIGIDLGTCNSVVFIPKKGVVLQEPSVVAVAIAENEILAVGREAKEMMGRTPDTIRIYRPLKDGVIADFRVTQAMLKHFIDKTMGHFRLFKPDLMIGVPAGITSTEKRAVIEAGMNVGAKTVYLAKEPILAAIGAGVPIDSCSGNMIVDIGGGTTEAAVISLGGIVNFHSIRIAGDKMDIAISDYIRKKYNLAIGEQTSEEIKKRIGTALPEKEEKKMEIRGRDMSLGLPKNIKISSNDMCEALSDILSEIIHVIKLVLRDTPPELSADIMNKGMVMTGGGSLLDNLPELIAKSIGVPAILVEDPSLCVAKGTGVMLENLDLYKKTIMRKKQ from the coding sequence ATGAGAATTGGTATTGATTTAGGAACCTGCAATTCAGTTGTTTTTATTCCTAAAAAAGGAGTGGTTTTACAAGAACCATCAGTAGTGGCAGTAGCCATAGCAGAGAATGAGATTTTAGCTGTGGGAAGAGAAGCTAAAGAAATGATGGGACGTACTCCCGATACAATCCGTATTTATCGACCTCTTAAGGACGGAGTGATTGCTGATTTTAGAGTAACCCAGGCAATGCTTAAACATTTTATTGATAAAACGATGGGTCATTTTCGCCTTTTCAAGCCAGATTTGATGATTGGTGTTCCAGCCGGTATTACTTCTACTGAAAAAAGGGCGGTAATTGAAGCCGGCATGAATGTCGGAGCGAAAACAGTTTATTTAGCGAAAGAGCCCATCTTAGCAGCTATTGGAGCGGGGGTTCCAATTGATAGTTGTTCCGGTAATATGATTGTTGATATTGGGGGAGGGACAACTGAAGCTGCAGTGATTTCTTTGGGTGGAATTGTTAATTTTCATTCTATAAGAATAGCAGGAGATAAAATGGATATTGCTATTTCTGATTATATTAGGAAGAAATACAATTTAGCTATCGGAGAACAAACATCAGAGGAGATAAAGAAGAGAATCGGTACCGCTCTTCCCGAGAAGGAAGAAAAAAAGATGGAGATTCGAGGAAGAGATATGTCTTTAGGATTACCTAAAAATATTAAAATTTCGTCAAATGATATGTGCGAAGCCCTCTCTGATATTCTTTCCGAGATTATTCACGTAATTAAATTAGTACTTAGAGATACTCCACCTGAACTGTCGGCTGATATCATGAATAAAGGGATGGTAATGACAGGAGGAGGTTCTCTATTAGATAATCTTCCAGAATTAATTGCCAAATCCATAGGTGTTCCAGCTATTTTAGTTGAGGACCCGTCTTTATGCGTAGCAAAGGGAACAGGAGTAATGTTAGAAAATTTAGACCTCTATAAAAAAACAATAATGAGGAAGAAACAGTGA
- a CDS encoding PD-(D/E)XK nuclease family protein, translating into MLKKLINQFYLDRQKDRERTRFYITDAGKCPRAIFYKFKKAPKEDMEARILRLFEHGDYIHQLIMKPLLSLRKIHVVASEVNIPPKELIAGRADAIISDGKDLYIVDIKSMNSMIFRNLKEPKVENVDQLQLYLHFFKVSKGILLYVNKDSQELKEFLVDYDKNRARGLLKKLTELKRKIDSNIIPSQLADYPLSWQCRYCPFKEVCQMTGGGNVNWEEFKKRIQAQNKTA; encoded by the coding sequence ATGCTCAAAAAACTTATCAACCAATTTTACTTAGACCGCCAAAAAGATAGAGAAAGGACCCGTTTTTATATTACCGACGCTGGAAAATGTCCAAGGGCAATATTTTATAAATTCAAAAAAGCTCCCAAAGAAGATATGGAAGCGAGAATCTTAAGATTGTTTGAGCACGGAGATTATATACATCAGCTTATTATGAAGCCTTTGTTGAGTTTGAGAAAGATTCATGTGGTAGCGTCAGAGGTTAATATCCCTCCCAAAGAATTAATCGCTGGAAGGGCTGATGCAATCATTAGTGACGGAAAAGATTTATATATTGTTGACATCAAAAGTATGAACAGTATGATTTTTAGAAATCTAAAAGAACCTAAAGTAGAAAACGTTGACCAGCTTCAGCTTTATTTACATTTTTTCAAAGTATCAAAAGGAATTTTGCTTTACGTTAATAAAGATAGCCAGGAATTAAAAGAATTTTTAGTAGATTATGATAAAAATAGAGCCCGGGGACTTTTGAAAAAATTAACCGAGCTAAAAAGAAAGATAGATTCAAATATTATTCCTTCCCAGCTCGCTGATTATCCCCTAAGTTGGCAATGTCGTTATTGTCCGTTTAAAGAAGTCTGTCAGATGACAGGAGGGGGAAATGTAAACTGGGAAGAATTTAAGAAAAGAATTCAGGCGCAAAACAAAACCGCTTAA
- the rpsI gene encoding 30S ribosomal protein S9: MVKAKTETKTKTKTKTKTKKKPKAPKKEKKKKKVEKPSVVKDVEDKRRKEIRQLAEKKVSKPDKYYESQGRRKTSVARVRIWTKGEKEFLVNKKPLEKYFPILELQKTALASLEKMKCIDKFRISVIVKGGGISGQAEAIRHGIARVLVLFNPDFRKRLKKAGFLRRDSRMRERKKFGLRRARRAKQWRKR, translated from the coding sequence ATGGTAAAAGCTAAAACAGAAACAAAAACTAAAACAAAAACTAAAACAAAAACCAAGAAAAAACCTAAAGCTCCTAAGAAAGAAAAGAAAAAGAAGAAAGTAGAGAAACCCTCCGTAGTCAAGGATGTGGAGGACAAGAGAAGAAAAGAAATCCGCCAGCTGGCGGAAAAAAAGGTTAGTAAACCTGATAAATATTATGAATCTCAAGGGAGAAGAAAGACATCGGTAGCCAGGGTGAGAATTTGGACTAAAGGAGAGAAAGAATTTTTAGTTAACAAAAAGCCATTGGAAAAATATTTTCCTATTCTTGAGCTTCAAAAAACTGCTTTAGCTTCTTTAGAAAAAATGAAGTGCATAGATAAGTTTAGGATTTCAGTAATCGTGAAAGGGGGAGGTATTTCCGGTCAAGCAGAAGCTATTCGTCATGGAATAGCCAGAGTACTTGTTCTTTTTAACCCCGACTTTAGAAAAAGATTAAAAAAAGCTGGCTTTTTAAGAAGGGATTCAAGAATGAGAGAAAGAAAAAAGTTTGGTTTAAGAAGAGCCAGAAGAGCAAAGCAGTGGAGGAAACGCTAA
- the rplM gene encoding 50S ribosomal protein L13, which translates to MNGNHLAMQRKTHTIDAEDKVLGRLASKVAILLRGKQKPDFVPYKDMGDIVIVKNVEKLKITGRKMEQKKYYRYSGYPGGLKEIPLKRLFKTKPEEVLKKAVYGMLPKNKLRSKQIKRLRFEKSK; encoded by the coding sequence ATGAATGGCAACCATTTAGCTATGCAACGGAAAACTCATACTATTGATGCTGAAGATAAAGTTTTGGGTAGGCTAGCTAGCAAAGTCGCCATTCTTTTGCGTGGCAAACAAAAACCTGACTTTGTACCCTATAAAGATATGGGTGATATTGTAATTGTTAAAAATGTTGAGAAGTTAAAAATTACGGGAAGGAAAATGGAGCAGAAAAAATATTATCGATATTCAGGATATCCCGGTGGATTGAAAGAAATTCCTTTAAAACGACTTTTTAAGACAAAACCTGAAGAAGTTTTAAAAAAAGCAGTTTATGGGATGTTGCCAAAAAATAAATTAAGGTCAAAACAGATAAAAAGATTAAGATTTGAAAAATCTAAATAG
- the rplQ gene encoding 50S ribosomal protein L17 has translation MKKRKKGRKLSRKRNQRRALLRSLAREFFLKEKIKTTKAKAKELSIFAEKQITKAKKADLSARRLLAKNFSSQMVKKIVEEIAPRYKERKGGYTRIIKLGPRKSNGAKMAIIELVE, from the coding sequence ATGAAAAAAAGAAAAAAAGGAAGAAAGCTTAGCAGGAAAAGAAACCAAAGAAGAGCACTTTTGAGGTCTTTGGCCAGAGAATTTTTCTTAAAAGAAAAGATTAAAACTACGAAAGCTAAAGCTAAAGAGCTTTCTATTTTTGCCGAAAAACAAATTACTAAAGCCAAGAAGGCTGATCTGTCAGCAAGAAGACTATTAGCTAAGAATTTTTCTTCACAAATGGTAAAAAAAATAGTCGAGGAAATAGCTCCGAGGTATAAAGAGAGGAAAGGAGGATACACAAGAATTATTAAATTGGGACCAAGAAAGAGCAACGGGGCAAAAATGGCAATAATAGAATTAGTAGAATGA
- a CDS encoding DNA-directed RNA polymerase subunit alpha, whose amino-acid sequence MIPLPLKPKAIKKEKNKAIFEIEALYPGYGVTIGNSLRRVLLSSLEGAALTHVRIKNVSHEFSTIPGVLEDVIDILLNLKKLRFKIFTKEPQKAVLKVKGEKKVTGSDFKLPAQLELVDKEAHIATLTEKKAELEIEIQVEKGTGYVPKEARKKEKLEVGVILLDSIFTPVKRVAFKVENMRVGKRTDFDRLFLEIETDGIISPQEAFFRASKILLNHFDLFSQTFKKESSLVKAEDKRKRELKKEHDKTVKSKKHEKKKKRKKA is encoded by the coding sequence ATGATTCCTTTACCCCTTAAGCCAAAAGCTATTAAAAAAGAAAAAAATAAAGCCATTTTTGAAATAGAAGCTCTTTATCCGGGTTATGGAGTCACAATTGGAAATTCTTTAAGAAGAGTTTTACTTTCTTCTTTAGAGGGTGCTGCGCTCACCCATGTTAGGATAAAAAATGTTTCCCATGAATTTTCAACTATTCCCGGCGTGCTCGAGGATGTAATTGATATTCTACTTAATTTAAAAAAGTTAAGATTTAAGATTTTCACAAAAGAGCCTCAAAAAGCTGTTTTAAAGGTAAAAGGTGAAAAGAAAGTGACAGGTTCTGATTTTAAACTTCCAGCCCAATTAGAGTTAGTGGATAAAGAAGCCCATATTGCCACTTTGACCGAAAAAAAAGCAGAATTAGAGATAGAAATTCAGGTTGAAAAAGGAACAGGATATGTACCAAAAGAAGCAAGGAAGAAAGAAAAATTAGAAGTTGGAGTAATTCTTTTGGACTCTATCTTTACTCCGGTAAAAAGAGTGGCTTTTAAGGTAGAGAATATGAGGGTGGGGAAGAGAACAGATTTTGATAGGTTATTTTTAGAGATTGAGACTGATGGTATTATATCTCCCCAAGAGGCATTTTTCAGAGCTTCAAAGATTTTATTAAATCACTTTGATTTATTTTCTCAGACCTTCAAAAAGGAATCCTCCTTAGTTAAAGCTGAAGATAAGAGAAAGAGAGAGTTGAAAAAAGAACACGATAAAACAGTTAAAAGCAAAAAACATGAAAAAAAGAAAAAAAGGAAGAAAGCTTAG
- the rpsD gene encoding 30S ribosomal protein S4 produces MINAKCKICRRVGEKLFLKGERCFSPKCAMVKRAYPPGQKAKRRRRSRPSEYAKELREKQKLRNWYNLREKQFKNYIKKILGKRGKVKDTSALLIQMLEFRLDNVVFRLGFTLSRAKARQLVSHRFFMVNKKAMNIPSHQLKKGDVISLKPKKSGRKVVKEIRALMKKQKVPSWLELNTEKLEGKIVGIPTLEEVSPPVEIPTIFEFYSR; encoded by the coding sequence ATGATAAATGCGAAGTGCAAAATTTGTCGGAGAGTAGGTGAAAAACTTTTTTTAAAAGGCGAACGTTGTTTTTCGCCAAAGTGCGCTATGGTAAAAAGGGCTTATCCTCCCGGTCAAAAAGCAAAGAGAAGAAGAAGAAGTCGTCCTTCAGAATATGCAAAGGAGTTGAGAGAAAAACAAAAATTAAGAAACTGGTATAATTTAAGAGAAAAACAGTTTAAAAATTATATAAAGAAGATACTGGGAAAAAGAGGCAAAGTAAAAGATACCTCAGCTTTACTGATTCAAATGTTAGAGTTTCGTTTAGATAATGTAGTTTTTAGATTAGGTTTCACTCTTTCAAGAGCTAAAGCAAGACAATTAGTGTCGCATAGGTTTTTTATGGTTAATAAAAAAGCCATGAATATTCCCTCTCACCAATTAAAAAAAGGAGATGTTATTTCCCTAAAACCTAAAAAATCTGGAAGGAAGGTTGTGAAAGAAATTAGAGCTTTAATGAAAAAACAAAAAGTTCCGAGTTGGCTTGAATTAAATACCGAAAAATTAGAAGGGAAAATAGTTGGAATTCCTACTTTAGAAGAAGTATCTCCACCGGTGGAAATACCAACTATTTTCGAGTTTTATTCAAGATAA
- the rpsK gene encoding 30S ribosomal protein S11 encodes MGKKRVVVKTKEELLKEREKVEAAVRKEVKIKAPQKVKEGRIYIYSSYNNTLLSLTDLEGNVLYWTSAGRIGFKGTKKGTPFAASKVAEAMSQVVDKLKIKKIKVLVKGIGSGRDSAIRSLAARRLDIISIKDVTPVPHNGCRPKKPRRV; translated from the coding sequence ATGGGTAAGAAACGTGTTGTTGTTAAAACTAAAGAAGAATTATTAAAAGAGAGAGAAAAAGTAGAAGCAGCTGTAAGGAAAGAAGTTAAAATAAAAGCTCCTCAGAAAGTAAAAGAGGGGAGAATTTATATTTATTCTTCGTATAATAATACACTCTTAAGCTTAACTGACCTTGAAGGAAATGTTTTATACTGGACTTCGGCGGGTAGAATTGGTTTTAAAGGTACAAAGAAAGGCACTCCTTTTGCTGCTTCAAAGGTAGCTGAAGCAATGAGTCAAGTGGTAGATAAATTGAAGATCAAAAAAATTAAGGTTTTAGTTAAGGGAATAGGTTCCGGAAGGGACTCGGCAATAAGAAGTCTGGCGGCTCGGCGTTTGGATATAATCTCAATTAAAGATGTAACTCCTGTTCCCCATAACGGTTGTCGGCCTAAAAAACCAAGGAGAGTGTAA
- the rpsM gene encoding 30S ribosomal protein S13 produces MPRIAGVNIPENKQIEIALTYIYGIGLSLSSKILIQTSINPFKKAKDLTPDEINRLKEIIERNYKVEGEVKRGKMMAIKRLRDIGTWRGLRHAKGLPVRGQRTKTNTRTVRGNVRKTVGSGRKPPPTSK; encoded by the coding sequence ATGCCAAGAATTGCCGGAGTTAATATACCAGAAAACAAACAAATAGAAATAGCTTTGACCTACATTTACGGAATAGGTCTTTCTTTAAGTAGTAAAATTCTTATACAAACCAGCATAAATCCTTTTAAAAAAGCAAAAGATCTTACACCCGATGAAATTAACCGTTTAAAAGAAATAATTGAAAGAAATTATAAAGTAGAAGGAGAAGTGAAAAGAGGGAAAATGATGGCAATTAAAAGATTAAGAGATATCGGGACATGGAGGGGTCTTCGTCATGCTAAAGGATTGCCTGTTAGAGGTCAGAGAACCAAGACAAACACCAGGACAGTAAGAGGAAATGTAAGGAAAACTGTAGGTTCAGGCAGAAAACCGCCTCCAACCTCAAAATAG
- the rpmJ gene encoding 50S ribosomal protein L36, translated as MKVKSSVKKRCRHCKVVRRKGRVYIICKNPKHKQRQG; from the coding sequence ATGAAAGTAAAATCATCTGTAAAAAAAAGGTGTCGACATTGTAAGGTTGTTCGGAGAAAAGGACGGGTTTATATAATATGTAAGAACCCTAAACATAAACAAAGACAAGGATAA
- the infA gene encoding translation initiation factor IF-1, translating to MVKNKKIKKYGVVLEALPAGNFRIRLEDGKEALCHLAGKLRIYRIKVLPGDKVTVELSPYDEKRGRIVYRNK from the coding sequence TTGGTGAAAAACAAAAAAATTAAAAAATATGGAGTAGTTTTAGAGGCTCTACCAGCTGGTAATTTTCGTATAAGATTAGAGGATGGGAAAGAGGCATTATGTCATCTTGCCGGAAAGTTGAGGATATATAGGATTAAAGTTTTACCAGGTGACAAAGTAACGGTAGAGCTAAGCCCCTATGATGAAAAGAGGGGAAGAATAGTTTATCGAAATAAATAA